From a single Nicotiana tomentosiformis chromosome 2, ASM39032v3, whole genome shotgun sequence genomic region:
- the LOC138905304 gene encoding uncharacterized protein, giving the protein MDSIDKRVRGYLFQVGFEKWSIAHSTVNRSMAMTSNIVELLNARNREARELPIMSLLDYMMNLVMEWNNTNRMTAMSTFTGLEKKYNEVLKENNYLSQKMTVRPSTDYVYVVIDAEQRRNIVCLQKRECSYKQFQVDEIPCPYAMAVLDYTHIEAPKYCSSYYTNQYFKKTYEVPVNPLPDETTWDLPTEVLDNVVLPPIVKGKSGRPTKSRRKGLYEYLYTETVIRGLCGK; this is encoded by the exons ATGGACAGCATTGATAAGAGGGTAAGGGGTTACCTGTTCCAAGTTGGTTTTGAAAAATGGTCCATAGCGCATTCCACTGTTAATAGATCCATGGCGATGACTTCAAATATTGTCGAGTTACTCAATGCAAGAAACAGAGAGGCAAGAGAGCTACCAATCATGAGTTTGCTAGATTACATGATGAATTTGGTTATGGAATGGAATAATACAAATAGAATGACTGCAATGAGTACATTTACTGGCCTAGAAAAAAAATATAACGAAGTACTGAAGGAAAATAACTATTTGTCGCAGAAGATGACG GTGAGGCCTTCAACCGATTATGTATATGTAGTAATAGATGCTGAACAAAGGCGGAACATAGTATGCTTGCAAAAAAGAGAATGCTCGTATAAACAATTTCAAGTGGATGAGATTCCTTGTCCATATGCTATGGCAGTATTGGACTATACACACATAGAAGCACCCAAATATTGTTCTTCCTATTACACCAACCAATACTTTAAGAAGACATATGAAGTGCCAGTTAATCCACTTCCAGATGAAACTACATGGGACCTTCCAACAGAAGTGTTAGATAATGTGGTGCTACCACCGATAGTAAAGGGAAAATCAGGAAGACCGACGAAGTCGCGACGCAAGGGACTTTATGAATATCTGTATACTGAAACAGTTATCCGTGGACTGTGTGGAAAATAA
- the LOC104097145 gene encoding lysine histidine transporter 1-like — translation MGTQAPSDPNYNNDKVDTRTAEEKAIDAWLPITSSRNAKWWYSAFHNVTAMVGAGVLSLPYAMAELGWGPGVTVMVVSWIITLYTLWQMVEMHEMVPGKRFDRYHELGQHAFGEKLGLWIVVPQQLIVEVGVDIVYMVTGGRSLMKVHELVCTKNEDNIHCTKDIKLSYFIMIFASVHFVLSHLPNFNSISGVSLAAAVMSLSYSTIAWGASVKKGVQPDVDYGYKAHSTSGTVFNFLSGLGEVAFAYAGHNVVLEIQATIPSTPEKPSKIPMWRGVVVAYIVVALCYFPVAFIGYWMFGNSVEDNILVSLNKPTWLIAMANMFVVVHVIGSYQIYAMPVFDMLETVLVKKLRFSPTWYLRFVTRNIYVAFTMFVGITFPFFGGLLGFFGGFAFAPTTYFLPCIMWLAIYKPRRWSLSWIANWICIIFGVLLMVLAPIGGLRSIIVQAKTYKFYN, via the exons ATGGGAACTCAAGCTCCCTCAGATCCCAACTACAACAATGACAAG GTCGATACAAGAACTGCAGAAGAGAAGGCAATCGATGCGTGGCTCCCTATTACTTCCTCTAGGAATGCGAAATGGTGGTATTCCGCATTTCACAATGTTACTGCTATGGTTGGAGCTGGCGTTCTCAGTCTTCCTTATGCCATGGCAGAGCTTGGATG GGGACCTGGTGTAACAGTGATGGTAGTATCTTGGATTATTACTTTGTACACACTATGGCAAATGGTTGAGATGCACGAAATGGTTCCAGGGAAACGTTTCGATAGATATCATGAATTGGGACAACATGCTTTTGGAGAAAAACTTGGCCTATGGATTGTTGTGCCACAACAATTAATTGTTGAAGTTGGTGTTGACATTGTTTATATGGTAACCGGAGGAAGATCACTAATGAAGGTCCACGAATTGGTTTGCACAAAAAACGAAGACAATATCCATTGCACCAAAGATATTAAACTTTCCTACTTCATCATGATCTTTGCCTCTGTTCATTTTGTGCTCTCCCATCTTCCCAATTTCAATTCCATATCTGGTGTCTCTTTGGCAGCTGCAGTAATGTCCCTAAG TTATTCTACAATTGCTTGGGGGGCATCAGTAAAGAAGGGTGTACAACCGGATGTAGATTACGGGTACAAGGCTCACAGCACGTCAGGAACTGTTTTCAACTTTCTGAGTGGATTGGGAGAAGTGGCTTTTGCATATGCGGGTCATAACGTGGTTTTGGAGATTCAAGCTACGATCCCTTCAACACCTGAGAAACCTTCGAAAATACCTATGTGGAGAGGAGTTGTTGTTGCTTACATAGTTGTGGCTCTCTGTTACTTCCCTGTTGCTTTTATTGGCTATTGGATGTTTGGGAATTCTGTAGAAGACAACATTCTCGTGTCTTTGAACAAACCTACATGGCTAATTGCCATGGCTAACATGTTTGTCGTCGTTCACGTTATTGGGAGCTATCAG ATCTATGCAATGCCAGTGTTTGACATGCTCGAGACTGTGCTTGTTAAGAAACTTAGGTTCAGTCCTACTTGGTACCTGCGATTTGTTACCAGAAACATTTATGTTG CTTTCACAATGTTTGTTGGAATCACCTTCCCTTTCTTCGGGGGGCTTCTTGGATTTTTTGGAGGATTTGCTTTTGCACCAACAACATATTTT CTCCCTTGCATTATGTGGCTTGCAATCTACAAGCCAAGGAGATGGAGTCTCTCTTGGATTGCTAATTGG ATTTGCATAATTTTTGGAGTTTTATTGATGGTTTTAGCACCAATTGGTGGTTTGAGATCCATCATAGTACAAGCCAAGACCTACAAATTTTACAATTAG
- the LOC138905305 gene encoding uncharacterized protein yields the protein MGKVTSTHIEICQTSVMERNNGSEEVVKKNVDTEVSLKQTVVVMEGVVKDSIEAGKSSDGVDDDEVLIEDAEPKITAITHKFCDKLLVEDSVQVVSKNSCEEIGEDNGWTSDAEAQITAITQKYFNKNIVHGDCLGVDTNIATMQEDRIVVVDHDTHEMIPRERKPAGVMKSPFMTNLTLGNVDNPVDVRILYKWNTFIDRDLRTNAPDGVYTEISNKLNKIFEFGHIDVIFYYLRKKEKYGVDAPVTFTITDCWFNCLISNLYKRFLEKKRDMNLITETDPIVEYILGYFLRCNIPWCTVDEVIFPINLSDKWHWILARLSFKDLRIYIYDSMSGALQNITVRRLIDPYSVLLPYFLHRIGFWDTKENPMGIPTIDPFEIHVIDGLPTQDNTDCSVYVAAFAEYIIQGSSIPEAIDIDGIRNQYGILLWDYGVKKQRAHALSDDESTGRLKGLAKKDNKKKGKSHSVVDDKDLKDNKKKVKSHSVVDDKALKDNKRKGKTRAVGDDETLKDIKKKGKLKGKKK from the exons atgggcaaagtaacatcaacacatatcgaaatatgccaaacatcagttATGGAGAGAAATAATGGCAGTGAGGAAGTTGTAAAGAAAAATGTTGACACTGAGGTAAGTCTAAAGCAAACTGTTGTTGTTATGGAGGGTGTGGTGAAGGATTCTATAGAAGCTGGTAAAAGTAGTGACGGAGTTGATGATGACGAAGTCTTGATTGAGGATGCCGAGCCTAAAATCACTGCAATTACCCATAAGTTTTGTGACAAGTTATTGGTGGAGGATTCTGTACAAGTTGTTAGTAAAAACAGTTGTGAGGAAATTGGTGAGGACAATGGTTGGACTAGTGATGCTGAGGCTCAAATAACTGCAATCACCCAAAAGTATTTCAATAAAAATATTGTACATGGTGATTGTTTAGGAGTGGATACAAATATTGCTACTATGCAGGAAGATCGTATAGTTGTTGTTGATCATGACACACATGAAATGATCCCTAGAGAAAGGAAACCAGCAGGGGTCATGAAGTCACCATTCATGACAAATTTGACTCTG GGAAATGTTGACAATCCTGTTGATGTTAGAATATTGTATAAGTGGAACACTTTCATCGATAGAGACTTAAGGACTAATGCACC GGACGGTGTTTATACAGAGATTAGCAATAAGCTAAATAAAATCTTTGAATTTGGA catattgatgttattttttactatttgagAAAGAAAGAGAAGTACGGTGTTGATGCTCCAGTTACATTCACAATTACCGACTGTTGGTTTAACTGCTTGATTTCGAATTTGTACAAGAGGTTTTTGGAGAAAAAGAGAGACATGAATTTGATTACTGAAACAGATCCAATTGTTGAATATATACTTGggtattttttaagatgtaatattccttGGTGTACTGTTGATGAAGTCATTTTCCCTATAAATCTGTCTGATAAGTGGCACTGGATATTGGCGAGACTGTCATTCAAAGATCTGCGCATTTATATATACGATTCTATGAGTGGCGCGCTGCAGAATATTACAGTTCGGAGATTAATTGATCCATACTCAGTGTTGCTCCCATATTTCCTTCATCGTATTGGTTTTTGGGACACAAAGGAGAATCCTATGGGAATCCCCACCATAGATCCGTTTGAGATTCATGTCATTGATGGGTTGCCAACGCAAGATAACAC TGACTGTAGTGTTTATGTTGCTGCATTTGCTGAGTACATCATTCAAGGCAGCAGTATTCCTGAAGCTATTGATATTGATGGGATACGGAACCAATATGGTATATTGCTATGGGATTATGGAGTGAAGAAACAAAGAGCACATGCACTTAGTGATGACGAGTCTACTGGTAGATTGAAGGGTCTGGCCAAAAAGGATAACAAGAAAAAGGGCAAGTCGCATTCCGTTGTTGATGACAAGGATTTGAAGGATAACAAGAAAAAGGTCAAGTCGCATTCCGTTGTTGATGACAAGGCTTTGAAAGATAACAAGAGAAAGGGCAAGACGCGTGCCGTTGGTGATGACGAGACTTTGAAGGATATcaagaaaaagggcaagttgaaggGCAAGAAAAAGTAG